The Zingiber officinale cultivar Zhangliang chromosome 9A, Zo_v1.1, whole genome shotgun sequence genome window below encodes:
- the LOC122020685 gene encoding cytochrome P450 72A397-like codes for MVYLPLSAWSLLLVLFCSAKAIYTLWWKPKSLERQLRHQGIKGNPYRVLYGDMADDKKARAMALSKPIDLTHRIVHRASPFLHQLLQKYGKRSMVWVGTTPRVIIYDSEMMAEVLIDRTHQFQKPTFNPLVKLLAMGVSTLEGEEWANRRKIINPAFHLEKLKSMVPAFQKSCIDMVERWQNMISDRGSCEVDVWDELQNLTGDVISRTAFGSNYKEGKKIFELQKEQVLLVMEAARIPYIPGFRFVPTSSNKRRMLIDNEIRSLLKDMINKKTDAISKGEATGDDLLGLLVQYSNDKARGDHSITIDDVIEECKLFYFAGQETTSVLLTWTLILLSIHPEWQQRAREEVLSVCGKELPDFESISHLKLVTMILYEVLRLYPPVIALVRRTIKTAKIGDHLSLPAGVEVFLPIIFIHHDREIWGEDVEEFKPERFSEGVAKASKVSNAFFPFGWGPRICLGQNFAMIEAKIALARILQQFCVELSPSYAHAPRTIITLQPQFGAQLILHQL; via the exons ATGGTTTATCTTCCTCTTTCTGCGTGGTCGCTGCTACTGGTGCTCTTTTGCAGCGCAAAAGCGATATACACTCTCTGGTGGAAGCCCAAGTCATTGGAGAGGCAGCTGAGACATCAAGGCATCAAGGGCAACCCTTATAG GGTCCTTTATGGAGACATGGCGGATGATAAAAAGGCAAGGGCCATGGCCTTGTCCAAGCCAATCGATTTAACGCACAGGATCGTGCATCGAGCTTCTCCTTTCCTTCACCAACTGCTTCAGAAATATG GGAAAAGGTCAATGGTTTGGGTGGGAACGACGCCAAGGGTGATTATTTACGACTCAGAGATGATGGCTGAAGTGCTGATTGACAGGACGCACCAATTTCAGAAGCCTACTTTTAACCCCCTCGTGAAGCTTCTGGCCATGGGGGTCTCCACCCtggagggagaggagtgggccaACCGGAGGAAGATCATCAACCCAGCTTTCCACCTCGAGAAACTAAAG TCCATGGTGCCTGCCTTCCAGAAGAGTTGCATCGACATGGTGGAGAGGTGGCAGAACATGATCAGCGATCGAGGATCTTGTGAAGTAGATGTTTGGGATGAGCTCCAGAATCTTACTGGGGACGTCATTTCGCGCACTGCCTTCGGAAGCAACTACAAGGAAGGCAAGAAAATCTTCGAACTGCAGAAGGAGCAAGTTCTTCTAGTCATGGAAGCCGCACGGATTCCTTACATTCCAGGCTTCAGATTCGTACCTACTTCAAGTAACAAGAGGAGAATGCTCATTGACAATGAGATCAGGAGCCTGTTAAAGGACATGATCAACAAAAAGACAGATGCCATTTCCAAGGGAGAAGCTACTGGTGACGATTTGCTTGGCTTGCTAGTTCAATACAGCAACGATAAGGCTCGCGGCGATCACAGCATAACAATCGACGACGTGATTGAGGAGTGCAAGCTCTTTTACTTTGCTGGCCAAGAGACAACCTCGGTCTTGTTGACATGGACACTGATCCTTCTATCCATCCACCCAGAGTGGCAACAGAGAGCCCGAGAGGAAGTTCTCAGTGTCTGTGGCAAAGAGTTGCCTGATTTCGAATCGATAAGCCACTTAAAGCTT GTCACTATGATTTTGTATGAGGTTCTGAGGTTGTATCCACCTGTGATTGCCTTAGTTAGACGAACAATCAAGACTGCGAAGATAGGAGATCACTTATCATTGCCTGCTGGAGTTGAAGTTTTTCTACCAATAATATTCATTCATCATGATAGAGAAATATGGGGGGAGGATGTTGAGGAATTCAAGCCTGAGAGGTTCTCAGAAGGCGTTGCAAAGGCATCTAAAGTTTCGAATGCTTTCTTTCCTTTTGGATGGGGTCCCAGGATCTGCTTGGGCCAGAACTTTGCGATGATAGAAGCGAAGATAGCTTTGGCTAGAATTCTTCAGCAATTCTGTGTTGAACTATCACCTTCTTATGCTCATGCTCCTCGTACTATAATAACTCTGCAGCCACAGTTTGGAGCTCAACTCATCCTGCATCAACTCTGA